From a single Hymenobacter sp. YIM 151500-1 genomic region:
- a CDS encoding efflux RND transporter permease subunit, translated as MIAETFIRRPVTAIVTSLVLVLVGALAILNLPVGQYPEITPPTVSVSGIYTGADAQTVEQTVATPVEVQVNGTPGMTYLQSNSTSNGQMNMTVNFEVGTDINIAALDVQNRVGIALPALPQEVQRLGLTVRKRNPSILMLVALYAPRGTHHTTFLDNYANVFVRDALLRTKGVGDIVSRADDFSMRVWLNPDKLSQLGVTAQEVTAAIQEQNAQIAAGSIGAPPQQTGQTFEYIVFVKGRLNSTEEFGNIIVRTRPDDGSVVYLRDVARLELGKFNYANNSFVDGKRAAYLLVYQAPGANALETFENVNATMEQLKKQFPTDLEYVVPFEAATVVRVSIEEVLHTLVEALVLVVVVVYLFLQSWRSTLIPVLAIPVSIIGTFILFIPLGFTINTLTMFGFVLAIGIVVDDAIVVVEAVEHNLNERGMNPTEATLAAMREISAPVIAIALILAAVFVPVGFIPGITGRLYQQFAITIAISVLISAFVALSLTPALCTLLLKPHQRTAESRGLDRLFFRFNAWFERVTERYGRGVQTGIRHARLVVILLICLVVGTGLLFRNKPSGFIPTEDEGRIIITFNLPEAASTERTVSTLQEIMKELSQVKGIRHYAALGGLNAVNFSSKSNSGTVFCQLQPWAEREDKELQLQGLIATVQRRLSRLREANIVVLSPPAIPGLGNTGGFSFVLQEREAGGDIRAFDTALQGFLGALRQRPEITGAFSFFTANTPGYQLTIDREKAKKLGVSIADIGTALRTYLGSAYVNDFTLYGRNFRVVTQADSLYRGDISNLGQYFVRNATGGMVPLSTLTSYRRTESAPLISHYNLFRSAEINGSAAPGFSSGDAIRALQETAARTLPQGYGYEFSGLSREELLAGDQTVYIFALSIVFVFLFLAALYESWSVPFSVLLAVPVGAFGAILALTFLPRLTNNVYAQIGLITLIGLSAKNAILIIEFAKERVDKGQPLVEATLEAVRLRLRPIVMTSLAFILGVLPLVFASGAGAQSRQTIGWTVLGGMLAATSLAIFIVPVLYVLITRAAYGKQKLAELEANYRPDEEHPAPPPAGPAAPRPV; from the coding sequence ATGATTGCAGAAACCTTTATTCGGCGCCCGGTTACGGCCATTGTTACCTCCCTGGTGCTCGTGCTGGTAGGGGCGCTGGCCATCCTGAACCTGCCCGTGGGGCAATACCCCGAGATTACGCCGCCCACCGTGTCGGTGAGTGGTATCTACACCGGTGCCGACGCCCAAACCGTAGAGCAAACCGTGGCCACGCCGGTGGAGGTGCAGGTGAATGGCACGCCGGGCATGACCTACCTGCAAAGCAATAGCACCAGCAACGGGCAGATGAACATGACGGTGAACTTCGAGGTAGGCACCGACATCAACATCGCCGCCCTCGACGTGCAGAACCGCGTGGGCATTGCCCTGCCGGCCCTGCCCCAGGAGGTGCAGCGCCTGGGCCTTACGGTGCGCAAGCGCAACCCCAGCATTCTGATGCTGGTGGCCCTATACGCACCCCGCGGCACCCACCACACCACCTTCCTCGACAACTACGCCAACGTGTTCGTGCGCGACGCCCTGCTGCGCACCAAAGGCGTGGGCGACATTGTGAGCCGGGCCGACGACTTCTCGATGCGGGTGTGGCTCAACCCCGACAAACTCTCCCAGCTGGGCGTGACGGCCCAGGAAGTCACGGCCGCCATTCAGGAGCAGAACGCCCAGATTGCGGCCGGCTCCATTGGGGCCCCGCCCCAGCAAACGGGCCAGACCTTCGAGTACATCGTGTTTGTGAAAGGGCGCCTGAACAGCACCGAGGAGTTCGGCAACATCATCGTGCGCACCCGGCCCGACGATGGCTCGGTGGTGTACCTGCGCGACGTGGCCCGCCTGGAGCTAGGCAAGTTCAACTACGCCAACAACTCCTTCGTGGACGGCAAGCGCGCCGCCTACCTGCTGGTCTACCAGGCCCCCGGCGCCAACGCCCTCGAAACCTTCGAGAATGTAAACGCCACCATGGAGCAGCTCAAAAAGCAGTTCCCCACCGACCTCGAATACGTGGTGCCCTTTGAGGCGGCCACGGTGGTGCGGGTGTCCATTGAGGAGGTGCTGCACACGCTGGTGGAGGCCCTGGTGCTGGTGGTAGTGGTGGTATACCTGTTTTTGCAAAGCTGGCGCTCCACGCTCATTCCGGTGCTGGCCATTCCGGTGTCTATCATCGGCACGTTCATCCTGTTTATTCCGCTGGGCTTCACCATCAACACACTCACCATGTTCGGCTTTGTGCTGGCCATTGGCATTGTGGTGGATGATGCTATTGTGGTGGTGGAGGCCGTGGAGCACAACCTGAACGAGCGGGGCATGAACCCCACCGAGGCCACGCTGGCCGCCATGCGCGAAATTTCGGCGCCGGTTATTGCTATTGCCCTGATTCTGGCCGCCGTGTTCGTGCCGGTGGGCTTTATTCCGGGTATCACCGGGCGCCTGTACCAGCAGTTTGCCATTACCATTGCCATATCGGTGCTGATTTCGGCCTTTGTGGCCTTGTCTCTGACGCCGGCCCTGTGCACGCTGCTGCTCAAGCCCCACCAGCGCACCGCCGAGTCCAGGGGCCTGGACCGGCTGTTTTTCCGGTTCAACGCCTGGTTTGAGCGCGTCACGGAGCGGTACGGCCGGGGGGTGCAAACTGGTATCCGGCACGCCCGCCTGGTGGTTATCCTGCTGATTTGCCTGGTGGTGGGCACGGGCCTGCTGTTCCGCAACAAGCCGTCGGGCTTTATCCCCACCGAGGACGAAGGACGGATTATTATCACCTTCAACTTGCCCGAGGCGGCCTCCACCGAGCGCACCGTGAGCACGCTCCAGGAGATAATGAAGGAGCTGAGCCAGGTGAAGGGCATCCGCCACTACGCCGCCCTGGGCGGCCTCAACGCCGTGAACTTCTCTTCCAAGTCGAACAGCGGCACGGTGTTCTGCCAGCTCCAGCCCTGGGCCGAGCGCGAAGACAAAGAGTTGCAGCTGCAAGGGCTGATTGCCACTGTGCAGCGGCGCCTGAGCCGCCTCCGCGAAGCCAACATTGTGGTGCTCTCGCCCCCGGCCATTCCGGGCCTGGGCAACACGGGGGGCTTCTCGTTTGTGCTTCAGGAGCGCGAAGCCGGCGGCGACATCCGCGCCTTCGACACGGCCCTCCAGGGCTTTCTGGGAGCCCTGCGCCAGCGTCCCGAAATCACGGGGGCGTTTTCCTTTTTCACCGCCAACACGCCCGGCTACCAGCTCACCATCGACCGGGAAAAAGCCAAGAAGCTGGGCGTGTCCATTGCCGACATCGGCACGGCCCTGCGTACCTACCTGGGCTCAGCCTACGTCAACGACTTCACCCTCTACGGCCGCAACTTCCGCGTCGTCACCCAGGCCGATTCCCTGTACCGCGGCGACATCAGCAACCTGGGCCAATACTTTGTGCGCAATGCCACCGGCGGCATGGTGCCGCTAAGCACGCTCACCTCCTACCGGCGCACGGAGTCGGCCCCGCTTATCTCGCACTACAACCTGTTCCGCTCGGCCGAAATCAACGGCAGCGCCGCCCCCGGCTTCAGCTCCGGCGACGCCATCCGGGCCTTGCAGGAAACGGCGGCCCGCACCCTGCCCCAGGGCTACGGCTACGAGTTTTCGGGCCTGAGCCGGGAAGAGCTGCTGGCCGGCGACCAGACGGTGTACATCTTTGCCTTGTCCATCGTGTTTGTATTTCTATTCCTGGCGGCCCTGTACGAAAGCTGGTCGGTGCCGTTTTCGGTGCTGCTGGCCGTGCCAGTGGGCGCCTTCGGGGCCATTCTGGCCCTCACCTTCTTGCCCCGCCTCACCAACAACGTCTACGCCCAGATTGGCCTGATTACGCTCATCGGCTTGTCGGCCAAAAATGCCATTCTCATCATCGAATTCGCCAAGGAGCGGGTAGACAAAGGGCAGCCCCTGGTGGAAGCCACGCTGGAAGCCGTGCGCCTGCGCCTCCGGCCTATTGTGATGACCTCGCTGGCCTTTATTCTGGGCGTGCTGCCGCTGGTATTTGCCTCCGGGGCCGGGGCCCAGAGCCGCCAAACCATTGGCTGGACGGTGCTGGGCGGCATGTTGGCGGCCACCAGCCTGGCTATTTTCATCGTGCCGGTGCTCTACGTGCTCATCACCCGCGCGGCCTACGGCAAGCAGAAGCTGGCCGAGCTGGAAGCCAACTACCGCCCCGACGAAGAGCACCCCGCCCCGCCGCCCGCCGGCCCCGCGGCCCCGCGGCCGGTTTAG
- a CDS encoding YMGG-like glycine zipper-containing protein, whose protein sequence is MKNSSWILVVALLLTAVFSNAARAQERKKWSPQAKGAVIGGLGGAAAGAIIHKRNRPVGGVVGGVAGAGVGYAIGKRTDNKRKAEAARVAAANRAAAQRAAAYRAGVARGSASAAKSKTEATTAPVVASALAAGTGAALLYDANGNPITYAANGSATGAAYLPNHEYGSRDAAYPESQVRRKSW, encoded by the coding sequence ATGAAAAATAGTAGTTGGATTTTGGTTGTGGCCCTGCTGTTGACGGCCGTCTTCTCGAATGCAGCCCGTGCGCAGGAGCGCAAAAAATGGAGCCCCCAGGCCAAGGGCGCCGTAATTGGTGGCCTTGGCGGCGCGGCAGCCGGCGCCATCATTCACAAGCGCAACCGCCCGGTGGGTGGCGTGGTGGGCGGCGTGGCGGGAGCCGGCGTCGGCTACGCCATCGGCAAGCGCACCGACAACAAGCGCAAAGCCGAAGCTGCCCGCGTAGCCGCTGCCAACCGCGCCGCCGCCCAACGAGCCGCCGCGTACCGGGCTGGCGTAGCCCGCGGCTCGGCTTCGGCAGCTAAGTCGAAAACGGAAGCTACTACGGCGCCGGTGGTGGCGTCGGCGCTGGCAGCCGGCACGGGCGCGGCCCTGCTCTACGATGCCAACGGCAACCCCATCACCTACGCCGCCAACGGCTCCGCTACGGGCGCGGCCTACCTGCCCAACCACGAGTACGGCAGCCGCGACGCCGCCTACCCCGAGTCGCAGGTGCGCCGCAAGAGCTGGTAA
- a CDS encoding YybH family protein: MIRASVFAMLGVAFFSSCTPSAKKDEAAVNVHALNQQFITAWNSRNTTQIDTLLADDVQYAQGEAHYSGKPEVAAKWVRETVGTIRDLRLTPSSFGADNSLAYEAGTYEVEVLPEQANQPRGEGEGNFILLWKKDAKNAWKLSYVQLEGLPVRVK, from the coding sequence ATGATACGAGCTTCTGTGTTTGCCATGCTCGGAGTGGCTTTTTTCAGCTCCTGCACGCCGTCTGCCAAGAAAGACGAAGCGGCCGTGAACGTACACGCCCTAAACCAGCAGTTTATCACGGCCTGGAACAGCCGCAACACAACTCAGATTGACACCCTGCTGGCCGACGACGTGCAGTACGCGCAGGGCGAAGCGCACTACAGCGGCAAGCCGGAGGTGGCGGCTAAGTGGGTGCGCGAAACGGTAGGCACCATCCGCGACCTGCGCCTCACCCCTTCCAGCTTTGGCGCCGATAATAGCCTGGCCTATGAGGCCGGTACCTACGAGGTGGAGGTGCTGCCCGAGCAAGCCAATCAGCCCCGCGGGGAAGGTGAGGGCAATTTTATCCTGCTCTGGAAGAAAGACGCGAAAAACGCCTGGAAGCTCAGCTACGTTCAGCTGGAAGGCCTGCCGGTGCGCGTTAAGTAA
- a CDS encoding DUF779 domain-containing protein: MPTPRVLVTAAAEATIDVLRQEHGPLMFHQSGGCCDGSSPMCFPAGEFRVGSNDVWLGCIHGCDFFMSASQFEYWQHTQLTVDVTKGRGASFSLEIPLGVRFLIRSRLFTEEEATDLAPVYDGEAYPAQAPVDV, encoded by the coding sequence ATGCCCACTCCCCGCGTTCTGGTTACCGCTGCCGCCGAGGCCACCATTGATGTGTTGCGTCAGGAGCACGGGCCGCTGATGTTTCATCAGAGTGGCGGCTGCTGCGACGGGTCGTCGCCGATGTGCTTTCCGGCCGGCGAGTTTCGGGTGGGCAGCAACGACGTGTGGCTGGGCTGCATTCACGGCTGCGACTTTTTCATGAGTGCCAGTCAGTTTGAGTACTGGCAGCACACGCAGCTTACGGTAGATGTTACGAAGGGCCGCGGGGCCAGCTTCTCGCTCGAAATTCCGCTGGGCGTACGGTTTCTGATTCGCTCCCGCCTGTTCACCGAGGAAGAGGCCACGGACTTAGCGCCGGTGTACGATGGCGAAGCGTACCCGGCCCAGGCGCCGGTAGACGTGTGA
- a CDS encoding aldehyde dehydrogenase family protein, whose protein sequence is METLEKPTTLVARPQFKSHYDNFIGGKWVAPVKGQYFDNPSPIDGQAFCKVARSTKEDIELALDAAHEAFKTWKHASATTRSNILLKIADIMERNLEHLAAVECVENGKAIRECLAADLPLAVDHFRYFAGAIRAEEGSVSELDETTVSMNVHEPIGVVGQIIPWNFPLLMATWKIAPALAAGCCVVVKPAEQTPASIMVLMELIQDVVPAGVLNVVNGFGLEAGKPLASSPRVNKVAFTGETTTGRLIMQYASENIIPVTMELGGKSPNIFFKSVLDADDDFLDKAVEGAVMFALNQGEVCTCPSRMLVHEDIYDEFMERVIQRTKAIRLGNPLDMETMMGAQASNDQFEKILSYLEIGKAEGAEVLTGGDAYSQEDGALAEGYYIQPTIFRGHNKMRIFQEEIFGPVVSVTTFRTTEEAIAIANDTLYGLGAGVWTRDAHELYQVPRAIEAGRVWVNCYHHYPAHAPFGGYHKSGFGRENHKMMLNHYRQNKNMLISYSQQKLGFF, encoded by the coding sequence ATGGAAACGTTAGAAAAACCTACCACCCTCGTTGCCCGGCCCCAGTTCAAGTCCCACTACGACAACTTTATCGGCGGCAAGTGGGTCGCGCCGGTGAAGGGGCAGTACTTCGACAATCCTTCACCCATCGACGGGCAAGCCTTCTGCAAGGTGGCCCGCAGCACCAAGGAAGACATTGAGCTGGCCCTGGACGCCGCCCACGAAGCCTTCAAAACCTGGAAGCACGCCTCGGCCACTACGCGCAGCAACATCCTGCTCAAGATTGCCGACATCATGGAGCGGAACCTGGAGCACCTGGCCGCCGTGGAGTGCGTGGAAAACGGCAAAGCCATCCGGGAGTGCCTGGCCGCCGACCTGCCCCTGGCCGTGGACCACTTCCGCTACTTTGCCGGCGCCATCCGGGCCGAAGAAGGCTCCGTTTCGGAGCTGGACGAAACCACCGTGAGCATGAACGTGCACGAGCCCATCGGGGTAGTGGGGCAGATTATCCCCTGGAACTTTCCGCTGCTGATGGCCACCTGGAAAATAGCCCCGGCCCTGGCGGCAGGATGCTGCGTGGTGGTAAAGCCCGCCGAGCAGACGCCGGCCTCCATTATGGTGCTCATGGAGCTGATTCAGGATGTAGTGCCGGCCGGGGTGCTGAACGTGGTGAACGGCTTTGGGCTGGAAGCCGGCAAGCCCCTGGCCTCGTCGCCGCGCGTGAACAAGGTGGCCTTCACGGGCGAAACCACCACCGGCCGCCTCATCATGCAGTACGCCTCCGAAAACATCATCCCCGTCACGATGGAGTTGGGCGGCAAGTCGCCGAACATCTTCTTTAAGAGCGTGCTGGATGCCGACGACGATTTCCTCGACAAGGCCGTGGAGGGCGCCGTCATGTTTGCGCTAAACCAAGGCGAGGTGTGCACCTGCCCCTCGCGCATGCTGGTGCACGAAGACATCTACGACGAGTTCATGGAGCGCGTCATCCAGCGCACCAAGGCTATTAGGCTCGGCAATCCGCTCGACATGGAAACCATGATGGGCGCCCAGGCCAGCAACGACCAGTTCGAGAAAATCCTGAGCTACCTGGAAATCGGGAAAGCCGAGGGTGCCGAGGTGCTGACCGGCGGCGACGCGTATTCGCAGGAAGACGGGGCCCTGGCCGAGGGCTACTACATCCAGCCCACCATTTTCCGCGGCCACAACAAGATGCGCATCTTCCAGGAGGAAATCTTCGGGCCGGTGGTGTCCGTGACTACCTTCCGCACCACCGAGGAGGCCATTGCCATTGCCAACGACACGCTCTACGGCCTGGGTGCCGGCGTCTGGACCCGCGACGCCCACGAGCTGTACCAGGTGCCCCGCGCCATCGAGGCCGGCCGCGTGTGGGTGAACTGCTACCACCACTACCCGGCCCACGCTCCCTTCGGCGGCTACCACAAGTCGGGCTTCGGGCGCGAGAATCACAAGATGATGCTCAACCACTACCGCCAGAACAAAAACATGCTCATCAGCTACAGCCAGCAAAAGCTAGGCTTCTTCTAA
- a CDS encoding AraC family transcriptional regulator encodes MPHLPAPLALHQPDQLTTLVENRTVYTLEAFELNVFETHRAAHRVPLSLGHVVLTTMLRGKKVMHLPGRPAFDYLPGESVVVGQEETMVIDFPEATEAAPTQCLAVAIPQETIRQTVDLLNEHHPRAEEHLPWHLDTDNYAHFQNTPELTGTLERLVQLSARDTGRVKDVLAGFTIQEMLVRLMQTQARQLLFHNYQQHTTSHRFAAVVQYIKQHLTEQLTVDKLSALACMSKATFFRVFKRELGLTPVEYIIQERLTEAKRLLRNPLVSVADVCFRSGFNNTAYFQKLFKQYEGVTPGLYKKQCVAAG; translated from the coding sequence ATGCCTCACCTGCCCGCTCCGCTTGCCCTGCACCAGCCCGACCAGCTCACCACGCTGGTTGAGAACCGCACCGTGTACACGCTGGAGGCTTTTGAGCTGAACGTGTTTGAGACGCACCGCGCCGCCCACCGCGTGCCCCTGAGCCTGGGCCACGTGGTGCTGACTACCATGCTGCGGGGCAAGAAGGTAATGCACCTGCCCGGCCGCCCGGCCTTCGACTACTTGCCGGGCGAGTCGGTGGTGGTGGGCCAGGAAGAAACGATGGTTATTGACTTTCCGGAGGCCACCGAAGCCGCACCCACGCAGTGCCTGGCCGTGGCCATTCCGCAGGAAACCATCCGCCAGACCGTGGACTTGCTCAATGAGCACCACCCCCGCGCCGAGGAGCACCTGCCCTGGCACCTCGACACCGATAACTACGCTCACTTCCAGAACACGCCCGAGCTGACCGGCACCCTGGAGCGCCTCGTGCAACTCTCGGCCCGCGACACCGGCCGCGTAAAAGATGTGCTGGCCGGCTTCACCATCCAGGAAATGCTGGTGCGCCTGATGCAGACCCAGGCCCGGCAGCTGCTCTTCCACAACTACCAGCAGCACACCACGTCCCACCGCTTTGCGGCCGTGGTGCAGTACATCAAGCAGCACCTCACCGAGCAGCTCACCGTGGACAAGCTCAGCGCCCTGGCCTGCATGAGCAAAGCCACGTTCTTCCGGGTGTTCAAGCGGGAGCTGGGCCTTACGCCGGTTGAGTACATCATCCAGGAACGCCTCACCGAAGCCAAGCGCCTGCTGCGCAACCCCCTGGTTTCGGTAGCCGACGTCTGTTTCCGGTCCGGCTTCAACAACACGGCCTACTTCCAGAAGCTGTTCAAGCAGTACGAAGGCGTGACGCCGGGCTTGTACAAGAAGCAGTGTGTGGCAGCGGGGTAG
- a CDS encoding YjaG family protein, which produces MSTLISALPFQHQVLLAALTCEKILPLYAAFTEAESWGSFGVLQQATSALFDFAINDTLIDTDAIQGKLAAVVPDLDECSSELASYALDACTALSEALLFIETRSYTYLQQHLTAVTDCIDMFVQMHRDLDPNQPDLDVIITADPYMQQELTRRETLVVALHQVPTLTSELLEHLRQLNGTEPLVRLEMLPLS; this is translated from the coding sequence ATGTCTACTCTGATTTCAGCTCTTCCTTTTCAGCATCAGGTTCTATTAGCCGCGCTGACTTGTGAGAAAATACTGCCTTTATATGCAGCTTTTACGGAAGCTGAATCGTGGGGTAGTTTCGGCGTACTTCAGCAAGCTACTTCTGCCTTATTTGATTTCGCTATCAATGATACACTTATTGATACCGATGCTATCCAGGGAAAACTAGCAGCAGTAGTACCTGATTTGGATGAGTGCTCCTCTGAATTGGCCTCCTACGCTCTTGACGCCTGCACAGCACTCAGCGAGGCTCTACTTTTCATAGAAACACGCAGCTATACATACTTACAGCAGCATCTCACAGCTGTTACAGACTGCATCGATATGTTTGTGCAGATGCACCGCGACCTAGATCCAAACCAACCAGATTTAGATGTTATTATTACCGCTGACCCGTACATGCAGCAGGAGTTGACTAGGCGCGAAACTTTAGTTGTAGCACTGCATCAAGTACCAACTCTGACGTCTGAGTTGCTGGAGCATCTCAGGCAACTAAACGGTACCGAGCCCCTCGTGCGACTTGAGATGTTACCGTTGAGTTGA
- a CDS encoding MFS transporter, producing the protein MAISCGLVVANIYYNQPLLTEIGRTYGQPDKQVSLVATITQVGYTLGLLLLVPLGDQRERKSLIISLILCAAACMVGAALAPTFGVLVAASLLLGLFSAVPQLLVPLAASLASDEERGRVVGKVMSGLLIGILLSRTISGYVGAHFGWRTIFWAGAGVMVGLAAVLARMLPRNQPSFAGSYASLLRSLGTLTRELPVLRRSALVGACMFGAFSAFWTTLVFFLDQAYGYHSDVAGLFGVIGASGALASPLAGRSADRQGADYALTIGILIFLAGYVLLLLGGTHLALLVLGVIILDVGQQMTHISNQSRVFSLRPEARSRLNTVYMTSAFLGAALGSLLGAQAWAHFQWPGVCGVGLVFAGAAYGVNRWYGRGEVGTT; encoded by the coding sequence ATGGCCATCAGCTGCGGGCTGGTGGTGGCCAATATCTACTACAACCAGCCCCTGCTCACCGAAATCGGTCGCACCTACGGGCAGCCTGATAAGCAGGTGAGCCTGGTGGCAACGATAACGCAGGTAGGCTACACGCTGGGCCTGCTGCTGCTAGTGCCGCTCGGCGACCAGCGGGAACGGAAAAGCCTGATTATTTCCCTGATTCTGTGCGCGGCCGCGTGCATGGTGGGCGCGGCTCTGGCGCCCACGTTTGGGGTGCTGGTGGCGGCTAGCCTGCTGCTGGGGCTGTTTTCGGCGGTGCCGCAGCTGCTGGTGCCGCTGGCTGCGTCGTTGGCGTCGGATGAGGAGCGGGGCCGGGTGGTGGGCAAGGTGATGAGCGGGCTGCTGATTGGGATTCTGCTTTCGCGCACCATCAGCGGCTACGTGGGGGCGCACTTTGGCTGGCGCACTATCTTCTGGGCTGGGGCTGGGGTGATGGTGGGGCTAGCGGCCGTGCTGGCCCGCATGCTGCCGCGTAACCAGCCGTCGTTTGCGGGTTCTTACGCCAGTCTGCTTCGCTCCCTGGGCACGCTCACGCGGGAGTTGCCGGTGCTGCGCCGCTCGGCTCTGGTGGGGGCCTGCATGTTCGGGGCCTTCAGCGCGTTCTGGACCACGCTGGTCTTCTTCCTCGACCAAGCCTACGGCTACCACAGCGACGTAGCCGGTCTGTTCGGCGTCATCGGAGCCAGTGGGGCCCTGGCTTCGCCCCTGGCCGGCCGCTCCGCCGACCGCCAAGGCGCCGACTACGCTCTTACCATCGGCATTCTGATATTTCTGGCTGGCTACGTATTGCTGCTGCTCGGGGGCACCCACCTGGCCCTGCTGGTGCTGGGCGTCATCATCCTCGACGTGGGCCAGCAGATGACCCACATTTCCAACCAGTCCCGCGTCTTCTCCCTGCGCCCCGAAGCCCGCAGCCGCCTCAACACCGTGTACATGACGTCCGCGTTTCTGGGCGCCGCCCTCGGCTCCCTGCTCGGCGCCCAGGCCTGGGCGCATTTCCAGTGGCCCGGCGTGTGTGGTGTAGGGCTAGTGTTTGCTGGCGCGGCGTATGGGGTGAATCGGTGGTACGGGCGGGGTGAGGTTGGTACAACTTAA
- a CDS encoding alpha/beta fold hydrolase: protein MPATLFPWLNTQEYPFAPHYLSLPDGQRLHYVDEGQGPVLLFVHGTPSWSFEFRQQIKGLASSYRCVALDHIGFGLSDKPEHYDYRPQQHAHNLEHLIEHLGLRAITLIVHDFGGPIGLAYAVQQARNVRRLVILNSWLWDASEAPEFVKMRPVLASPLLPWLYRWFNFSPLFLLPSSFGARRLTPALRRHYTAPFSQAKERNGTVGFAQALLHEQSWFGMLWQQLPQLRDHPVLLLWGMQDKFFGPAYLRRFATAFRQPTIVELPTCGHVPQEEEGDMVLQHIQQFLSISFE from the coding sequence ATGCCTGCTACATTATTTCCCTGGCTTAACACGCAAGAGTATCCCTTCGCCCCGCATTACCTGTCCTTGCCTGATGGGCAGCGCCTGCACTACGTGGACGAAGGCCAAGGTCCAGTGCTCCTGTTTGTGCACGGTACCCCATCATGGTCCTTCGAGTTTCGGCAGCAAATCAAGGGGCTGGCAAGCTCTTACCGCTGCGTAGCCCTGGACCACATTGGTTTTGGCCTCTCCGACAAGCCCGAACACTACGACTACCGGCCCCAACAGCACGCCCACAACCTGGAACACCTGATTGAGCACCTGGGCTTGCGCGCCATCACGCTTATCGTCCATGATTTCGGTGGGCCCATTGGGCTGGCTTACGCGGTGCAGCAAGCTCGCAACGTGCGCCGTTTGGTTATACTCAACTCTTGGTTGTGGGATGCTTCGGAAGCACCAGAGTTCGTAAAGATGCGTCCGGTACTGGCCAGTCCACTCTTACCGTGGCTGTATCGGTGGTTTAATTTCTCCCCACTTTTTTTGTTGCCTAGTTCCTTTGGAGCACGGCGTCTCACGCCGGCGTTACGGCGACACTACACCGCGCCATTCAGCCAGGCCAAGGAGCGCAATGGGACAGTAGGCTTTGCGCAGGCGCTGCTCCACGAGCAATCATGGTTCGGCATGCTCTGGCAGCAACTGCCTCAACTGCGTGACCATCCAGTGCTGCTACTCTGGGGCATGCAAGACAAGTTTTTTGGCCCTGCTTATTTGCGGCGGTTTGCCACTGCTTTCCGCCAGCCGACTATAGTGGAGCTACCCACGTGCGGCCATGTCCCGCAGGAAGAAGAGGGCGATATGGTCTTACAGCACATACAACAGTTCTTATCCATCTCTTTCGAATAA
- a CDS encoding Crp/Fnr family transcriptional regulator → MECVEYFDFFNAVSPVDRRVVERLLSAGREKVVARGELITRQGQVQRDLLLVEAGVQMSYLDHEGTPHVIAFTYPPSLSGIPESFCLQEPSRYHLQALTDSRFLAIPYADVLEQLDESHALERIFRKLTEHLLAGIINRHLELRTLPIAERLRAFYHRSPHLFQLVPHKYLASYLHINPTNFSKLYNSVVL, encoded by the coding sequence ATGGAATGTGTTGAATACTTCGATTTCTTTAACGCCGTAAGTCCCGTTGACCGTAGGGTAGTCGAGCGGCTACTTAGTGCCGGGCGCGAGAAAGTAGTTGCCCGCGGTGAGTTGATTACCAGGCAAGGTCAGGTGCAGCGCGATTTATTGCTTGTCGAGGCGGGAGTCCAGATGTCGTATCTGGATCATGAGGGCACTCCGCACGTTATCGCCTTCACCTATCCCCCGTCTTTGAGTGGCATTCCTGAGTCCTTCTGCTTGCAGGAGCCCTCCCGCTACCACTTACAGGCGCTCACCGATAGTCGGTTTCTTGCCATTCCCTATGCCGATGTGTTGGAACAGCTGGACGAAAGCCACGCCCTGGAGCGGATCTTTCGCAAGTTGACCGAACACCTACTGGCTGGTATCATCAACCGCCATTTGGAGCTGCGCACCTTGCCCATTGCCGAACGGTTGCGAGCCTTCTATCACCGCAGCCCGCATTTATTTCAACTCGTGCCGCATAAATACTTGGCAAGTTACCTACACATCAACCCTACCAACTTCAGTAAGCTCTACAATTCCGTGGTCTTGTGA